The Herpetosiphonaceae bacterium sequence CGCCAGGATCTGCTCCAACTGCGTCTCAGGCGCGACATAGGCGGCCTCCGAATCGCGGTGCGCACTGTCGGGCTTGGGCAGCGCCCGGCGATCGACTTTGCCGTTGGGCGTCAGCGGCAGCGCCTCCAGCAGCACGAACGCGCTCGGCACCATGTAGCTCGGCAGCATGCCTTGCAGGAAGCGCCGCAGCTCGCTGCCGCTCAAGTCCGCGTTCGCAGGTTGTTCTTTGGTCTTGGTGCCGTGTTCTGCAACCACATACGCTACCAGCCGCTTGTTGCCCGGCGTGTCCTCGCGGGCGATCACGACCGCCTCGCGCACGCTCGCGTGCTGCCCCAGCACCGCCTCGATCTCCCCCAGCTCGATCCGGAACCCCCGGATCTTCACCTGCTGGTCCGCGCGCCCC is a genomic window containing:
- a CDS encoding phosphopantetheine-binding protein, with the protein product GRADQQVKIRGFRIELGEIEAVLGQHASVREAVVIAREDTPGNKRLVAYVVAEHGTKTKEQPANADLSGSELRRFLQGMLPSYMVPSAFVLLEALPLTPNGKVDRRALPKPDSAHRDSEAAYVAPETQLEQILAAIWQEVLQIEMVGMEDNFFDIGGSSIHVVQVHSKLREHLGRDVPIIDMFKYPTIGSLAKHLSQDQPEQASFEDIHERARKQKAAMERQKQLRSRS